Proteins from a genomic interval of Lemur catta isolate mLemCat1 chromosome 17, mLemCat1.pri, whole genome shotgun sequence:
- the E2F1 gene encoding transcription factor E2F1 isoform X2 — MGLKGAHRWKWLPSDRGVFGSLSAGGELLTLRTVLSGSARLRAKGPHLSGLFCFQVKRRLDLETDHQYLAESSGPVRGRGRHPGKGVKSPGEKSRYETSLNLTTKRFLELLSRSADGVVDLNWAAEVLKVQKRRIYDITNVLEGIQLIAKKSKNHIQWLGSHATVGIGGRLEGLTQDLQQLQESEEQLDHLMHICTTQLQLLSEDSDSQRLAYVTCQDLRSIADPAEQMVMVIKAPPETQLQAVDSSETFQISLKSKQGPIDVFLCPEESVGGVSPENTSSQGAACGEEDRAADPATTVPPPPSPPSSPTTDPGKSLLSLEQEPLLSRMGGLRAPVDEDRLSPLVAADSLLEHVREDFSSLLPEEFISLSPPHEALDYHFGLEEGEGIRDLFDCDFGDLTPLDF, encoded by the exons ATGGGGTTGAAAGGAGCTCATCGATGGAAGTGGCTGCCCAGTGATCGTGGAGTTTTTGGAAGCCTATCAGCTGGAGGAGAACTATTGACATTGAGAACAGTCTTATCGGGATCTGCCAGGCTCAGGGCCAAGGGGCCTCATCTATCAGGCCTTTTCTGCTTTCAA GTGAAGCGGAGGCTGGACCTGGAAACTGACCATCAGTACCTGGCTGAGAGCAGTGGGCCAGTCCGGGGCAGAGGTCGCCACCCAGGAAAAG GTGTGAAATCCCCGGGGGAGAAGTCACGCTATGAGACATCCCTGAATCTGACCACCAAACGCTTCCTGGAGCTATTGAGCCGCTCAGCTGATGGTGTTGTCGACCTGAACTGGGCGGCTGAGGTGCTGAAGGTGCAGAAACGGCGCATCTACGACATCACCAACGTCCTCGAGGGCATCCAGCTCATTGCCAAGAAGTCCAAGAACCACATCCAGTGGCT GGGCAGCCATGCCACGGTGGGGATCGGTGGTCGACTTGAAGGGCTGACCCAGGACCTCCAGCAACTGCAGGAGAGCGAGGAGCAGCTGGACCACCTGATGCACATCTGCACGACGCAGCTGCAGCTGCTTTCTGAGGATTCGGACAGCCAGCG CCTAGCCTATGTGACATGCCAGGACCTTCGTAGCATTGCAGACCCTGCAGAGCAGATGGTCATGGTGATCAAAGCCCCTCCTGAGACCCAGCTCCAAGCTGTGGACTCTTCAGAG ACTTTTCAGATCTCCCTTAAGAGCAAACAAGGCCCCATCGATGTTTTCCTGTGCCCTGAGGAGAGTGTGGGCGGGGTCAGCCCTGAGAACACCTCATCCCAGGGGGCAGCTTGTGGGGAGGAAGACAGGGCAGCTGACCCTGCCACCACagtgccaccaccaccatctccccCCTCATCCCCCACCACGGATCCTGGCAAGTCCCTGCTCAGCCTAGAGCAAG AACCGCTGTTGTCCCGGATGGGTGGCCTGCGGGCCCCTGTGGACGAGGACCGCCTGTCCCCGCTGGTGGCGGCCGACTCACTCCTGGAGCATGTGCGGGAGGACTTCTCCAGCCTACTCCCTGAGGAGTTCATCAGCCTCTCCCCGCCACATGAGGCTCTCGACTACCACTTTGGCCTTGAGGAGGGTGAGGGCATCAGAGACCTCTTCGACTGTGACTTTGGGGACCTCACCCCCCTGGATTTCTGA
- the E2F1 gene encoding transcription factor E2F1 isoform X1, translating into MAVAGAPAGGPCAPALEALLGAGALRLLDSSQIVIISAAQEASAPPAAAGPAAPAAGPCDPDLLLFATPQAPRPTPSAPRPALGRPPVKRRLDLETDHQYLAESSGPVRGRGRHPGKGVKSPGEKSRYETSLNLTTKRFLELLSRSADGVVDLNWAAEVLKVQKRRIYDITNVLEGIQLIAKKSKNHIQWLGSHATVGIGGRLEGLTQDLQQLQESEEQLDHLMHICTTQLQLLSEDSDSQRLAYVTCQDLRSIADPAEQMVMVIKAPPETQLQAVDSSETFQISLKSKQGPIDVFLCPEESVGGVSPENTSSQGAACGEEDRAADPATTVPPPPSPPSSPTTDPGKSLLSLEQEPLLSRMGGLRAPVDEDRLSPLVAADSLLEHVREDFSSLLPEEFISLSPPHEALDYHFGLEEGEGIRDLFDCDFGDLTPLDF; encoded by the exons ATGGCCGTGGCCGGGGCCCCCGCGGGCGGCCCATGCGCGCCGGCGCTGGAGGCCCTGCTCGGGGCCGGCGCGCTGCGGCTGCTCGACTCCTCGCAGATCGTCATCATCTCGGCAGCGCAGGAAGCCAGCGCCCCGCCAGCTGCAGCTGGCCCTGCCGCGCCCGCCGCCGGCCCCTGCGACCCTGACCTGCTGCTTTTCGCCACGCCTCAGGCGCCCCGGCCCACACCCAGCGCGCCGCGCCCCGCGCTCGGCCGCCCGCCG GTGAAGCGGAGGCTGGACCTGGAAACTGACCATCAGTACCTGGCTGAGAGCAGTGGGCCAGTCCGGGGCAGAGGTCGCCACCCAGGAAAAG GTGTGAAATCCCCGGGGGAGAAGTCACGCTATGAGACATCCCTGAATCTGACCACCAAACGCTTCCTGGAGCTATTGAGCCGCTCAGCTGATGGTGTTGTCGACCTGAACTGGGCGGCTGAGGTGCTGAAGGTGCAGAAACGGCGCATCTACGACATCACCAACGTCCTCGAGGGCATCCAGCTCATTGCCAAGAAGTCCAAGAACCACATCCAGTGGCT GGGCAGCCATGCCACGGTGGGGATCGGTGGTCGACTTGAAGGGCTGACCCAGGACCTCCAGCAACTGCAGGAGAGCGAGGAGCAGCTGGACCACCTGATGCACATCTGCACGACGCAGCTGCAGCTGCTTTCTGAGGATTCGGACAGCCAGCG CCTAGCCTATGTGACATGCCAGGACCTTCGTAGCATTGCAGACCCTGCAGAGCAGATGGTCATGGTGATCAAAGCCCCTCCTGAGACCCAGCTCCAAGCTGTGGACTCTTCAGAG ACTTTTCAGATCTCCCTTAAGAGCAAACAAGGCCCCATCGATGTTTTCCTGTGCCCTGAGGAGAGTGTGGGCGGGGTCAGCCCTGAGAACACCTCATCCCAGGGGGCAGCTTGTGGGGAGGAAGACAGGGCAGCTGACCCTGCCACCACagtgccaccaccaccatctccccCCTCATCCCCCACCACGGATCCTGGCAAGTCCCTGCTCAGCCTAGAGCAAG AACCGCTGTTGTCCCGGATGGGTGGCCTGCGGGCCCCTGTGGACGAGGACCGCCTGTCCCCGCTGGTGGCGGCCGACTCACTCCTGGAGCATGTGCGGGAGGACTTCTCCAGCCTACTCCCTGAGGAGTTCATCAGCCTCTCCCCGCCACATGAGGCTCTCGACTACCACTTTGGCCTTGAGGAGGGTGAGGGCATCAGAGACCTCTTCGACTGTGACTTTGGGGACCTCACCCCCCTGGATTTCTGA
- the NECAB3 gene encoding N-terminal EF-hand calcium-binding protein 3 isoform X4: MACAGLLAVCLLRPPAPRPPRRPEPTPDAGPAGHALFQDVFRRADKNDDGKLSFEEFQNYFADGVLSPGELRELFSGIDGHFTDNLETEKLCDYFSEHLGVYRPVLAALESLNRAVLTAMDATKLAQKRVGGGPWIHNDPTSSKHETLYLALNASDRAAPQPRASAAPVAPPTPVQPDSVEHFVHQPGAILLVHAPGHPAALEGAQRGHHGAACPHGRATPRIGHQVGPQGREAMALALRLQLLFQALREAREKRGASGQHHGVSQPLPQGVGHLLQRLEGQHVQSWLSLAYQAWLEDGFGAEEALAA, translated from the exons ATGGCGTGCGCGGGGCTGCTCGCCGTGTGCCTGCTCCGGCCGCCCGCGCCCCGGCCCCCGCGGCGCCCCGAGCCCACGCCCGACGCCGGGCCCGCCGGACACGCGCTCTTCCAGGAC GTTTTCCGAAGAGCAGACAAGAATG atgATGGTAAGCTCTCATTTGAGGAATTCCAGAATTACTTTGCCGATGGGGTTCTCAGCCCAGGGGAGCTGCGGGAACTGTTCAGCGGCATTGATGGGCATTTCACCGA CAATTTAGAAACGGAAAAACTGTGTG ACTACTTCTCAGAACACCTGGGTGTCTACCGGCCTGTGCTGGCGGCGTTGGAGTCGCTGAATCGCGCAGTGCTCACTGCCATGGACGCCACCAAGCTG GCCCAGAAAAGGGTAGGAGGTGGCCCATGGATACACAATGACCCCACCAGCTCCAAACATGAGACTCTTTATCTGGCACTCAATGCTTCTGATAGAGCTGCACCTCAGCCCAGGGCCTCTGCAGCCCCCGTGGCACCACCCACGCCAGTCCAGCCTGACTCAGTTGAACACTTCGTGCACCAACCTGGAGCCATACTCCTGGTACATGCCCCGGGTCATCCAGCTGCGTTGGAAGGAGCACAAAGAGGCCACCATGGAGCCGCCTGTCCACACGGCCGTGCCACGCCGCGGATTGGCCACCAGGTGGGGCCGCAGGGCCGTGAAGCCATGGCACTGGCACTGCGCCTCCAGCTCCTTTTCCAGGCGCTCAGGGAAGCCAGGGAAAAGCGTGGAGCCTCCGGCCAGCACCACGGTGTGAGCCAGCCGCTCCCGCAGGGTGTCGGGCATCTTCTGCAGCGCCTGGAAGGCCAGCACGTGCAGTCCTGGCTCAGCCTGGCCTACCAGGCCTGGCTGGAAGATGGGTTCGGGGCAGAGGAAGCGCTCGCTGCTTAG
- the NECAB3 gene encoding N-terminal EF-hand calcium-binding protein 3 isoform X3: MACAGLLAVCLLRPPAPRPPRRPEPTPDAGPAGHALFQDVFRRADKNDDGKLSFEEFQNYFADGVLSPGELRELFSGIDGHFTDNLETEKLCDYFSEHLGVYRPVLAALESLNRAVLTAMDATKLEYEQASKVDQFVTRFLLRETVSQLQALQSSLEGASDTLEAQARGARSDEESVEAQSRPRGSWRAGRRALKSISRSPSWSPGSSDIGRSSEAERQWRLQVNRLQELIDQLECKAPRLEPLHEEDLAKGPDSHIFVAQRQVQVAEEALQDFHRALCCYVDFTGAQSHCLHVSAQKMLDSASFTLYEFWRDEASWRRHQQSSCSKAFQRTLIDHLRAPDTLSTVFFPASWWIVDNN; this comes from the exons ATGGCGTGCGCGGGGCTGCTCGCCGTGTGCCTGCTCCGGCCGCCCGCGCCCCGGCCCCCGCGGCGCCCCGAGCCCACGCCCGACGCCGGGCCCGCCGGACACGCGCTCTTCCAGGAC GTTTTCCGAAGAGCAGACAAGAATG atgATGGTAAGCTCTCATTTGAGGAATTCCAGAATTACTTTGCCGATGGGGTTCTCAGCCCAGGGGAGCTGCGGGAACTGTTCAGCGGCATTGATGGGCATTTCACCGA CAATTTAGAAACGGAAAAACTGTGTG ACTACTTCTCAGAACACCTGGGTGTCTACCGGCCTGTGCTGGCGGCGTTGGAGTCGCTGAATCGCGCAGTGCTCACTGCCATGGACGCCACCAAGCTG GAGTATGAGCAGGCCTCCAAGGTGGACCAGTTCGTGACACGCTTCCTGCTGCGGGAGACGGTGAGCCAGCTACAAGCCCTGCAGAGCTCGCTGGAGGGGGCATCAGATACCCTGGAGGCCCAGGCCCGTGGCGCAAG GTCAGACGAGGAGAGCGTGGAAGCTCAGAGCAGGCCCCGTGGCAGCTGGCGGGCAGGGCGCAGGGCCCTGAAGAGCATCAGTCGGTCACCCAGCTGGTCTCCTGGCTCCTCTGACATAG GGCGGAGCTCGGAGGCCGAGAGGCAGTGGCGGCTCCAGGTCAACCGTCTCCAGGAGCTCATTGACCAGCTCGAGTGCAAG GCCCCCCGGCTAGAACCCCTGCATGAAGAGGACCTGGCCAAGGGGCCCGACTCG CACATCTTTGTGGCCCAGAGACAGGTCCAGGTGGCAGAGGAAGCCCTGCAGGACTTCCACCGAGCCCTGTGCTGCTACGTGGACTTCACAGGGGCCCAGAGCCATTGTCTGCA TGTGTCTGCACAGAAGATGCTGGACAGCGCCTCCTTCACGCTGTATGAGTTCTGGCGGGATGAGGCCTCCTGGAGAAG GCACCAGCAGTCGTCCTGCAGTAAGGCCTTCCAGCGCACCCTCATTGACCACCTGCGGGCTCCGGACACCCTCAGCACTGTGTTCTTCCCAG CCTCCTGGTGGATTGTGGATAATAACTGA
- the NECAB3 gene encoding N-terminal EF-hand calcium-binding protein 3 isoform X1 translates to MACAGLLAVCLLRPPAPRPPRRPEPTPDAGPAGHALFQDVFRRADKNDDGKLSFEEFQNYFADGVLSPGELRELFSGIDGHFTDNLETEKLCDYFSEHLGVYRPVLAALESLNRAVLTAMDATKLEYEQASKVDQFVTRFLLRETVSQLQALQSSLEGASDTLEAQARGARSDEESVEAQSRPRGSWRAGRRALKSISRSPSWSPGSSDIGRSSEAERQWRLQVNRLQELIDQLECKAPRLEPLHEEDLAKGPDSGWASIPWARWTMAASGSAPGDGRGGWSLVCPGAGWQQEPSASTSLWPRDRSRWQRKPCRTSTEPCAATWTSQGPRAIVCMCLHRRCWTAPPSRCMSSGGMRPPGEGTSSRPAVRPSSAPSLTTCGLRTPSALCSSQPPGGLWIITEPDLRNQGPGGPACLLWEPLDWSAQHHDRGPCLLQAWASLLAQGLSLGIRDWAACFLFIYHSVLCCL, encoded by the exons ATGGCGTGCGCGGGGCTGCTCGCCGTGTGCCTGCTCCGGCCGCCCGCGCCCCGGCCCCCGCGGCGCCCCGAGCCCACGCCCGACGCCGGGCCCGCCGGACACGCGCTCTTCCAGGAC GTTTTCCGAAGAGCAGACAAGAATG atgATGGTAAGCTCTCATTTGAGGAATTCCAGAATTACTTTGCCGATGGGGTTCTCAGCCCAGGGGAGCTGCGGGAACTGTTCAGCGGCATTGATGGGCATTTCACCGA CAATTTAGAAACGGAAAAACTGTGTG ACTACTTCTCAGAACACCTGGGTGTCTACCGGCCTGTGCTGGCGGCGTTGGAGTCGCTGAATCGCGCAGTGCTCACTGCCATGGACGCCACCAAGCTG GAGTATGAGCAGGCCTCCAAGGTGGACCAGTTCGTGACACGCTTCCTGCTGCGGGAGACGGTGAGCCAGCTACAAGCCCTGCAGAGCTCGCTGGAGGGGGCATCAGATACCCTGGAGGCCCAGGCCCGTGGCGCAAG GTCAGACGAGGAGAGCGTGGAAGCTCAGAGCAGGCCCCGTGGCAGCTGGCGGGCAGGGCGCAGGGCCCTGAAGAGCATCAGTCGGTCACCCAGCTGGTCTCCTGGCTCCTCTGACATAG GGCGGAGCTCGGAGGCCGAGAGGCAGTGGCGGCTCCAGGTCAACCGTCTCCAGGAGCTCATTGACCAGCTCGAGTGCAAG GCCCCCCGGCTAGAACCCCTGCATGAAGAGGACCTGGCCAAGGGGCCCGACTCG GGCTGGGCCAGCATACCGTGGGCAAGATGGACAATGGCTGCATCAGGCAGCGCCCCTGGAGATGGGAGAGGAGGATGGAGTCTGGTTTGTCCGGGGGCAGGTTGGCAGCAGGAGCCCAGTGCAAG CACATCTTTGTGGCCCAGAGACAGGTCCAGGTGGCAGAGGAAGCCCTGCAGGACTTCCACCGAGCCCTGTGCTGCTACGTGGACTTCACAGGGGCCCAGAGCCATTGTCTGCA TGTGTCTGCACAGAAGATGCTGGACAGCGCCTCCTTCACGCTGTATGAGTTCTGGCGGGATGAGGCCTCCTGGAGAAG GCACCAGCAGTCGTCCTGCAGTAAGGCCTTCCAGCGCACCCTCATTGACCACCTGCGGGCTCCGGACACCCTCAGCACTGTGTTCTTCCCAG CCTCCTGGTGGATTGTGGATAATAACTGAGCCTGACCTGCGTAACCAAGGACCCgggggccctgcctgcctcctttgGGAACCTCTGGACTGGTCAGCTCAGCACCACGACCGAGgaccctgcctcctccaggcctgGGCCAGCCTGCTGGCGCAGGGTCTCAGCCTGGGGATCAGGGACTGGGCCGCttgctttctgtttatttatcaCAGCGTACTTTGTTGTTTATAG
- the NECAB3 gene encoding N-terminal EF-hand calcium-binding protein 3 isoform X2 yields the protein MMMVSSHLRNSRITLPMGFSAQGSCGNCSAALMGISPNYFSEHLGVYRPVLAALESLNRAVLTAMDATKLEYEQASKVDQFVTRFLLRETVSQLQALQSSLEGASDTLEAQARGARSDEESVEAQSRPRGSWRAGRRALKSISRSPSWSPGSSDIGRSSEAERQWRLQVNRLQELIDQLECKAPRLEPLHEEDLAKGPDSGWASIPWARWTMAASGSAPGDGRGGWSLVCPGAGWQQEPSASTSLWPRDRSRWQRKPCRTSTEPCAATWTSQGPRAIVCMCLHRRCWTAPPSRCMSSGGMRPPGEGTSSRPAVRPSSAPSLTTCGLRTPSALCSSQPPGGLWIITEPDLRNQGPGGPACLLWEPLDWSAQHHDRGPCLLQAWASLLAQGLSLGIRDWAACFLFIYHSVLCCL from the exons ATG atgATGGTAAGCTCTCATTTGAGGAATTCCAGAATTACTTTGCCGATGGGGTTCTCAGCCCAGGGGAGCTGCGGGAACTGTTCAGCGGCATTGATGGGCATTTCACCGA ACTACTTCTCAGAACACCTGGGTGTCTACCGGCCTGTGCTGGCGGCGTTGGAGTCGCTGAATCGCGCAGTGCTCACTGCCATGGACGCCACCAAGCTG GAGTATGAGCAGGCCTCCAAGGTGGACCAGTTCGTGACACGCTTCCTGCTGCGGGAGACGGTGAGCCAGCTACAAGCCCTGCAGAGCTCGCTGGAGGGGGCATCAGATACCCTGGAGGCCCAGGCCCGTGGCGCAAG GTCAGACGAGGAGAGCGTGGAAGCTCAGAGCAGGCCCCGTGGCAGCTGGCGGGCAGGGCGCAGGGCCCTGAAGAGCATCAGTCGGTCACCCAGCTGGTCTCCTGGCTCCTCTGACATAG GGCGGAGCTCGGAGGCCGAGAGGCAGTGGCGGCTCCAGGTCAACCGTCTCCAGGAGCTCATTGACCAGCTCGAGTGCAAG GCCCCCCGGCTAGAACCCCTGCATGAAGAGGACCTGGCCAAGGGGCCCGACTCG GGCTGGGCCAGCATACCGTGGGCAAGATGGACAATGGCTGCATCAGGCAGCGCCCCTGGAGATGGGAGAGGAGGATGGAGTCTGGTTTGTCCGGGGGCAGGTTGGCAGCAGGAGCCCAGTGCAAG CACATCTTTGTGGCCCAGAGACAGGTCCAGGTGGCAGAGGAAGCCCTGCAGGACTTCCACCGAGCCCTGTGCTGCTACGTGGACTTCACAGGGGCCCAGAGCCATTGTCTGCA TGTGTCTGCACAGAAGATGCTGGACAGCGCCTCCTTCACGCTGTATGAGTTCTGGCGGGATGAGGCCTCCTGGAGAAG GCACCAGCAGTCGTCCTGCAGTAAGGCCTTCCAGCGCACCCTCATTGACCACCTGCGGGCTCCGGACACCCTCAGCACTGTGTTCTTCCCAG CCTCCTGGTGGATTGTGGATAATAACTGAGCCTGACCTGCGTAACCAAGGACCCgggggccctgcctgcctcctttgGGAACCTCTGGACTGGTCAGCTCAGCACCACGACCGAGgaccctgcctcctccaggcctgGGCCAGCCTGCTGGCGCAGGGTCTCAGCCTGGGGATCAGGGACTGGGCCGCttgctttctgtttatttatcaCAGCGTACTTTGTTGTTTATAG
- the C17H20orf144 gene encoding uncharacterized protein C20orf144 homolog — protein MGNNSSHKRTKAPKQAPKERPPDMDKAPWKQFFSRLKRKKQSTNIVLLFPVDKWQQQQAEAGRPAESPPRAAGVSPEAPMLRGAGDGAERREGARARDMKRILVLLLLLLDARLQEEGRRAGEQPRQRHRGPRPRP, from the exons ATGGGAAACAATAGTTCCCACAAAAGGACCAAAGCACCCAAACAGGCCCCCAAGGAGAGGCCACCTGACATGGACAAGGCTCCGTGGAAACAGTTCTTCAGCCGCCTCAAGCGGAAGAAGCAGAGT ACCAACATCGTGCTGCTTTTCCCCGTGGAcaagtggcagcagcagcaggccgAAGCCGGCCGGCCGGCCGAGAGCCCGCCGCGCGCCGCGGGGGTGTCGCCCGAGGCGCCCATGCTGCGAGGAGCGGGCGACGGCGCGGAGCGGCGCgagggcgcgcgcgcgcgcgacATGAAGAGGATCctggtcctgctgctgctgctgctggacgCGCGGCTGCAGGAGGAGGGTCGCCGCGCGGGGGAGCAGCCGCGCCAGCGACACCGCGGCCCTCGCCCGCGGCCCTGa